DNA from Solanum stenotomum isolate F172 chromosome 3, ASM1918654v1, whole genome shotgun sequence:
tgtttttctttctgcATATCATCGTAATGCAGTTCATAATATAATATTCCACAGGCGGACTTTGAAGATGCACTGTCACCAAGCTGGGAGAATCTAATGAGAGGCCATATAAATTTGAGGGATGCAGTCAATAGAACAGTAACATTCCATGATCAAGCCAGAAATAAAGAATATAAACTGAATGATCAGACAGCTAAGTTGTTTGTGCGCCCAAGAGGGTGGCATTTGCCAGAAGCTCACATCTTCATTGATGGTGAGCCTGCCACGGGTTGCCTTGTCGACTTCGGCCTCTACTTTTTCCACAACTATGCCAACTTCCGCAAGGCCCAAGGTCAAGGATCTGGACCCTTTTTCTATCTACCCAAAATGGAACATTCTAGGTTAGTTGTGTTCTTGTTAGTAAATTTATATAGTCTTGGGAATTATATTGCAAGAAAATGTAGcagtttttgttttgtttgatcaGGGAAGCTAGGATATGGAACAATGTGTTTGAGAGGGCAGAGAAATGGGTTAGAATTGAGAAAGGAAGCATTAGGGCTACTGCCCTAATTGAAACACTTCCAGCTGTGTTTCAGATGAATGAAATCTTGTATGAACTGAGGGACCATTCTGTTGGCCTCAATTGTGGTAGATGGGATTACATTTTCAGCTACATCAAGACATTCCAGGGTCACCCTGATCGATTGCTCCCCGATAGGATACAAGTTGGCATGGCTCAACACTTTATGAGGAGTTACTCCGACTTGCTCATCCACACTTGTCATAAGCGTGGCGTCCATGCTATGGGAGGCATGGTATGTCTACATCAATtcagtttctttttttaattctatgttctttaaataattttacacaagcatatttgtattatttttattaggaactcaaataaaatgtataaattacCAAACATATGGACACGAAAACATTTGCATGCTAGTAGGATGTTATGATATTAAAAAGTACGCACATGATCGTTCCCACATTGGAGCGATGTAGGAGTACAATAGGAAATACTTTAGCGGTTGTTGATATGTATGACAGATCCTAAGCCGATTAGTGTGTTGGCTGCAATATTGTCATCCTTTGATACTTGTGTGATTATCAACCCAacaccaatttttttattttttattagttttacaatatctgaaaaaaaaacatctgGAGTAATTTCCAATTTCTGCACTAGGTTAATTTGGAATCTTCTTGTACATGATCAAATTGATGCATAATAGCTGTGTTGGATCCTTGAAACAGGCAGCTCATATTCCAATTAGAGATGATCCAGCAGCTAATGAGGCAGCATTGGAACTTGTAAGGAAGGATAAGCTAAGAGAAGTGACGGCGGGGCATGATGGGACATGGGTTACTCACCCTGGCCTAGTTCCAGCATGCATGGAAGTCTTCACTAACAACATGGGCAATTCCCCAAACCAAATCCATTCCATGAAGCGTCAAGATGCATCCATTCTAGATGAAGAAGACCTGCTGCAGAGGCCGAGAGGGGTCTGTACCTTGGAGTGCCTTCGGCTGAACACCCGAGTGGGAATTCAGTACTTGGCAGCCTGGATGACTGGGCTTGGTTGTGTCCCTCTTTACAACTTCATGGAGGAAGCTGCCGCAGCTGAGATTAGCAGAGTCCAGAATTGGCAGTGGCTGAAATATGGTGTGGAATTGGATGGGGATGGACTTGGGGTGAAAGTGAACTTAGACCTGTTTGGAAGAGTGGTTGAGGATGAAATGGCTAGGATTGAGAGAGAAGTTGGAAAGGAGAAATTCAAGAAGGGAATGTACAAGGTGGCTTGCAAGTTATTCACAGGGCAATGCACTGCACCAGTTTTGGATGATTTTATGACTCTTGATGCGTACAATAACATTGTCATACATCATCCTATTGGATCATCCCGGCTCTAAATTTTGCAGCTTTTCGTTTCCTATTAATTTGTTGTCCCTGTATTGTTTATTAGTATTGCCATCTTCCCCGGTAATGATGAAAAGAAAGGGAATTTTGCCTTTGAGGGGATTGCTGATTATCCAAAGGCTCTCTAGTTCAGCTTTGGTTTTCAATTTATCTGTTATTTGTATCTATCCATTGTAATAAAGGAAATTGTTCATTTTGTAGTCCTCGTGAATATTTTAGTACGTACCTTGTTCGAACATCTTTCATGTGTTTTGTCTTCTATATGAGCATAACACAGTCCGctaaaaaaatgcattttaaCTAGTGCTAACATTGTCTAAATTCAAAATACTATAGGATTTTCAGCTCACAGCCTGATTATGTGTGTGTTACGCGAGATTGAGAACTTCTAAAATTGTTTAAAATCAGTTTATCTGTAAATTCATTGCACAATTCTGGCAACACAAAGGTATATGTATAAAAGAAGGTGCTATTTTCACCCAGCATCCAGTTTCACCATATTATTTAagttatattcatttttttcaaattatttaattggCTGTCGGTGTTACAAACTTGAGACAAAGCACATACTGCACTTGAGCTCTTGCCAAAGCATTGACAAACATTAAAACAAGGTTTCTAGACAGGTGCATGCAATGGCAGAGACAGGATTTTCAATAGggagattcaaaatataaagaagcaAGCATACGAAGAAGTCAAGAGGATTCAAGATCTgccatataataaaataattttgaccatATATACACTATCTAAGAAAATAACGGCTCACTCGAATAATGGGGTTATTGGGTACAAGTGAACGATATTAAGGAAATAAAGGaagtagaaaagaaaagaacctGCTTGAGCTCTTGGCGAGGCAAAttggacatggcaaataacttGGTGGCATCTCCTCCAGTGAGGCTTTCATCTACATCTGTACCCAATAACCCCATTATTCAAAATTCCTTTGTTCTCTTAtttgaataacaaataaaaatgagagaatATATTACCTGAATTAGCGAAACTGAACCATTCTTGAGAGATCTTCTGAAGTGAACACTTAAATGCTCAACTACAAGGAATCAATTCCTTTGATTGAATGCTCAAACTAACTATTACAATGGAAAGCTTAAGATCAACAAGGTACTTGAAAGGATAACAAGGAATTGTAACAAAGGATAGAAGGGAAATGAGAAGCGTAGACTCAAAAAGGAGGGTGAGAATAACAGATAGAACGGGAATGAGGAGATACTGACACTCCAACAATATTCGCATAAACCTATTTTGCTCCCACAAGTAGCTATATATCAACTCGGATCCCAAACAGAGCCACTTAATATGGTATTGGTGGGCTGCTTTGTCAATACTGGTACAGACTCATTCATGACAATACCTCCGGCCCTAATaagaaccttgtcctcaaggttcgAGTAGTAAAGCCTAAATCAACAACATCATtgtcagaagcccataactGAACATAGGTAAAGAACTTCCTCACATTCTATGAATCCGTGATAGACCTTGGGACACTACTTTGGTGTCCAAAGAATCTCCTTAGCAATACCCTACAAAACAATTCCATAGGAAGAGTCTTGTAGCCTGCTACTGCTACAACATTGGCTCCAGTAGGCTCGCAGAGATTTGTAGATGCTTGCATTATTCTGTCACTCTCCTAATGGCCACATGGTAGTATTAACATATGAGAAGGGGCAAAATATTTGATTCTACTTTGTTGTGCTCCCTTACTATTAGGCCATATACACCGTTATGAATGCACTCATGGGTAGTACTAGGGAAGTGAAGTAATATTCATAACCTCGGAAACATTTTCTGCACCAAACTTGCGCATAGCAACTCAAATGCACAGTGAAAAGTAAGCTGAACTCTTTGTATACAATAAATCATTGTTTCACAAGGTACAAAGTGATCAAAATGTGTGTTGACCAACTGCTTTGTTTGTTCCTAACGTCCTTCAAGATCAGTTGTGTGCACTTGAAGAATTCCTGAAGTACCTCCTTTCAGCAAGCAAGCCAAGTAGCCCAAACCAAGTGTCATAGAAGAAGTGAATTTCTCACACGATATAGGAGGAGCCAACTGGCACATGTTGAGTGAAGGCAACATCTTGAGCAAGGAATAATGCCATAATACTGTTAAAAGCAGAGGCATAGCTGGGGAACACCCTACATAAGAGTAAGCAGTAAAAGTAAATCTAAAGGGCCAGCAAGATTGATTGTCGCCACCCACAAATCTGGTCGGGTGAGTTCATATGTTGCGACACCAGTACTAATAAGCTTTCTCCCTGTAAGTTATCTCGACAATTTCACTCAGTTGTAAGTTAATGCTTGAATAAGCTGCACATTTTGTAGCTATCCATGTACCAATATTGTATTTCTTAAGTATTACAATAGCACAAGGAATGAAAGTCGAGGAAGAAGTCTTGTTCTTGAGAGAAACCATCAGAAGAAACTGACAAGCATTGAACATAGCAGAACCCCCACAAATGGAATGAACGGATTTGCATTGCAAATGACTATCAAGAGTATAACGTATCCATGTTGTATTAAGAAGAACAAACTGCATACTCCCTCACAGTTGAATGCTCGTTCATAAACCTCTATCCGTCCAATCCAACAAACAACACATTCCTTGGTATTCTATCCAAAACCGTGTGACAATCAGACAACTGTCCTCTGATACATTGCAATCAGAGTATATCCACACTCAATGTAAGCCTTGCAAGGAATGAGGATATATCACTAATAATTACACCAGCAATTTGATGTTCAATTATCTCACTAATGTAAGATCCCACCCTTTATTCATAGAGTAAGAGCATGCAGATGTGCAAAGTATGCTAGCATGTCTTAAATGACAGGAAATAATAGGAAGTACCTACGACGAGTCTGTACACTGATAGCGGACTGCCTCATGAAAACAAACTCAAAGCACCACATGCATTTCCTACGGGCATCTCTAAGAAGAAAGGTCTCACCATGGCCAACAATTATGACACCACCAGCTTGAGCCCCAAAAGCAAGACTAGCACCAACACATGCACCATTCTCGTCAAATTCCAGCACGTATATGCCGGAACACGATCGAAGAGAATGAACTGAGATAAATGCTTCGAACCAATAACAAGTGGATAAGCCATTTTTCATGCACTCACACATTGCTAGATCCCAAAATCGAATAAAGATGGCTGGTTGAAGAGATATTGAAAATCTCATGGTATAACAGATTTATCATCAGTTACAACAAGCTTCAGATGTCAAAATTGGCATTGTAACTCAAACTCGTTTCGCTGGAGACTTTCATCAAACACCATCTCCTCAATATTTAATGACATTGTAACTCAAACTCATTTCGCTGGAGACTTTCATCAAACACTATCTCCTCAATATTTAATGACATTGTAACTCAAACAGATTTGCTTATAATCCCTCTGAATTATCCGCTACCAAATCAAATACAGTGTCAAATTTACCACAACGACGCTGTTCATAGATTACATTATTTTGTGGATTGAATTTCACTTGAGGTTCCTGAATGTTCATCTTCTGGGTAGAAGATTGGGGATGATATAAAATTCATGGTCCAGGCTTATTCATGAGTAACATTCTTGTTTTTTCTTGGTTCCGCAATAATACAAAATGTTCAgttttgatgaaaataaaaaacttgtAGAGAGTGATGGAATTGGAGTATTAAAGAAATCAGTGGAGAGAAACCATTTCGATATTATCTTTCTAGTGAATTTAAATGTAGTGTTTCaaatatgtgaaatttgatGTGATTGAATCATTATGCAATAAATGGGTTGGTTAATAGTCCCCTTAATATTTAATTGGGTTCAAATGGATGGATTAatatgaattaaataatatgtCATATTTCAGTATGTTTTATCAgtaaatcatttttcatttgtttataTGTCTGTTATAAAATTTGCTTAATTGCTTCCTAGACAAAGGACAAGTTGGTAATTTACTGGGTAATTTTGCTTTTACATTGCTTTGATTGGTAGTACAATTTGCTTTGAGAGTTGTCTGCTTCATGTTTTTTCCTCTAATTCCCACGGTGTCATTTTGTTGGTAATACACTACTTTTTCAAAGTTGCATTtgcccccttttttttttttgcaccaTTTTACATCAAATCCATTGGTACACATTAGTAAATAAACTGAAGTTTGACCCCTTTTTAAATGTCTAAAAAGGCATAAGAGTTTTGTTACTAGGACTTCTCCAGACCCATTCATCCCATCAGAATGTAATTTTTGTTATTAGGACTTTTCCGGACCCACTCATCCCATCAGAATGTAATTTTTGTTATCTTtgaggaaaaaatattatttcatgtaAAAGAAAACTTTAAGATATTTCGCATTTGATTAAAATAACGTAAAAAgtattacattaattaataacttacaatattcaaaagacataaaaacattTGGCCATATCAATGTCCTATAAATTGAGACATGAGaggtaatatatattatttaaaaattatgtaaaaggtactacaaattacaataattagtaatttaaaatatttaaatatgtgtcgcataaattgagaaatgaaataatatatattgtttcaataaaattacgtaaaaaatattataaatcacaataattaataacttaaagtTTGAATAATTTCTCAAGTTCTATTTGTATcacatatattaagaaaaaaaaatattccctctgtttcaatttatgtgacacattttgtttttgagagtttaagtttgaccgagaatttgcttatgaaatcttcaattttttaaaaataaatttatatatttataaactacgtaaaaaacactataagtcacaataattgactattcaaattatttaaaagatttACGATCAAAAATAGACTTGTATAAATCTCGAAATCCGGTATATATCACATTGAGACAGTGAATTATATTTTGGATCTGTGCTGGCACGGGATCTGTATCTAGTACTATAtagaaaaatagataaatttcataaatatataatagagtaattttatttgcatttaATATAACTAagtttttatttacttaaaataatagtaatttgCAGTCCTTTTTTTTGTGCTGAACTTCTGATAATAATGTCATAGTTCCTCCTACGATTTAAATCGCTTGGTCGAGTGAAACAGTAAGTTAGTTATTTCATATGTACtctatttgttcattttaatttttcttatatagaTTTGATCATTGTACTCTGAAAAATCTATTGATGtcttaagttaattatttcatCTCTCTTACGATACCTTTTGGTCTTTTGAACTCGCGTCATGCTTGTGCTTTCATTTGATGTGGAGGTACCTATTATAAATGCACTTTTTCCTGGTAATCATGTTGCTTAAATAATAAATACGTCGGACATTGCTATATTCTTACAAAatgtatatgtttatttcagtttCAAGTACCTCCACTTCTCCCAATGATGCCATTTTTGGAATGCATGCAGAAGATTGGTTACCAAGCATGggttttaattcaaattttgaattatcataAGCTATGAGCAACAATGCTAGCAGACGATTTAACTGGACAAAATACGTCTgttatatatactattaactaGATATgagaccccgtgccagcacggggcccaatatatgttactgtttctgttttaatttatgtggtacatatgaaatttgaagttaatcaattttttagtatgtttttatatattttaagttgctaattatttttatttagagtatgttttacgtaaatatattataaatcacaataattaacaagttaatataaaaaaaaacttataaaaaattcattgacttttgaaatttcatttgtatcacataaatcaggaCAAAGTGagtaatatttatgaaaattacataaaacgtactataactcacaataattagcaactttaaatatctatatatctatatttctcccaatttatgcggtatagatgaaattttgaaagttaacaaaaactttttatatgttttgaaatattttaagctattaattattatgatttataatactttttacataaaaatttatttatataaagtataaaagaaaaaatttagaaaaagaaaacataaatgtCAGCAGGAGTCCAATCTATgttaatttctatgttttaattattgtataccgattgaatttggagagccaactaaatttttttaaaggatttttttaaaaaattttaagttgttaattattataagggaaaaaggacgaatatacccccgaactttgataaatggtacgtctataccctccgttatacttttcGTCCGTCTCAACCCTTGCCGTCCAATTATCGGTGCACATTTGCCCCTCCCACTGACGGCACCCTCTTTGTGTACACGTGGCGAAATCCTAAGCCACTACCCGGTTGACCAACTTTTTTAACCCAAATTCTAAGAACCCGCCCCATAACCCAATAAACCCACCCAATTTGTGGGTAAAATATACCTTCTAAAATCTGAAGAACCCACCTATAACCCAATAAATCACTTGATTTGTGGGTAAAATATACTCtctaaaatctaaagaaaagactcaaatcCTAAATCGTTTTCGTTCATCTCACAAACCCTAACCTAGTTCATCAGATTTTAGAGAGTTCATCGATGCAATTGCAGCCTCAAATGCCGGCGATTTCTTAGAAACACACATCAGTGTATCATTTTGTCCAGCCTCGTCCTTAAATGCAGTCAAAGGGTTAGAGGATTCATAAGCTAAAGTTGGATGTCTGCTGCTGCTGCTTGTGGTTCCCAGATGCAAAAAGTTTATGCCTGTTTTTGTTGCCTTTGTTAGTGAAGATGTTAATGAATTGGAGTCTTTTTCGGCAAATTTTATTGCTAACACCAATATTCTTTGGCTGCTCCATCTGCCTGCAATGCTGTAATGTTTTTGAAGAGGTGCCATTATTATTTGAAGGCGGCCCATCCTCCAGCAGCGTCTCACAGATAACAGCAGCAGATGGACCAACTTTTTCAGCAGTCACATTTTCATTTTCCGTCTGACCAGAAAACTAATGttagcaaaaaaggaaaagaacagTTGCATACAAAAAGATGTCATGAGTAGGACACACCATTTGTTCTCCCTTGGGAATTTCATTGCAAATAGAGGCAGTGATTTCTCCATATTCATCAAGATTCATGCTTCTTGATTTGAGGGCTTTGAGAAGACAAGGTCTATTGAGTTTaattttcctaattattgagtgtaaattttactaattattgagtttaaaatctaaagaaaagacccaaattttaaattttagaagGTATATTTTACCCACAAATTGGGTGGGTTTATTGGGTTATGGGCGGGTTCTTAGAATTTGGGTTAAAAAAGTTGGTCAACCGGGTAGTGGCTTAGGATTTCGCCACGTGTACACAAAGAGGGTGCCGTTAGTGGGAGGGGCAAATGTGCACCGATAATTGGACGGCAAGGGTTGAGACGGACgaaaagtataacggagggtatagacgtaccatttatcaaagttcgggggtatatttgtcctttttcccttattataatttataatatttttattaattttaaagcaatatatgtttttctctgTCTCAATTACATGAGACATATGGAATTCGGAGagtcaactaaaattttaaaatatgttaagttgttaattattataccttatagtactattacgtgatttgcaaataaaatatgtaatttttttatttcaatttatatgtcattgatataattacatatattaagtaatgaagaattaatgtgtaaattatgtgacacctatgaattttggagtgtaaatcaaattagttatatgatttaaaaaaaataaagcggttaattattacaatttataatactttttatatattttttaaatgatatatatatatatatatatatatatatatatatatatatatatatgatattgatattagtattataataaattaaattttattattttaaatttatgatctcAATTGTCAGCCTATGCCACATTATAAAATGTTCCAAAGTAGATATCAGATTTACAAAAATGTCGATGCCagctaaagtaataaaataacatctaagggcatgaacctatatatgtatatataaagctgaatattGACAATTTGATGTGGCATCTCTCTATGACCAGTATttctattcatcttttttttcctttttttgacattttatctttgttttgtattttttatttgtattaaaaaaaaaaatatttatgtcatACCCGATTAATTATGCCCTTTATAACATCCATTACACTAATATAGatttaagtaaatgaaaatggaagatgaaaagataaaaactattcattttttataactgtttataattatttagcctataaaataaaaaaaaaatagttgagcatttgtaacaaataagaacaaatttcttcactttggctcttcttcttctgacgataatgatcaatatatggtatcaacttttgtcgctaagatgtccatcaaatttctaggtcatgtgacttttttaacaaaagagaaagagagaatatctcattattcttgtgaagacattgatgtaaagaaagagattatgtaacaaaaaattcttttcaaaataaaagactttttgaaaaaatgtttattcctcctacaaggagagaaaattcattgtggttgagaaatttataagaagcctgattagtgtttcaaagggtaagaaaaattatttggagaaaaaatcattctatttatggaattcgtatcaaattaggaggagaacaagcaaaaatttattttgtgatttgaaaagagagaaaattagatattatttctttcaacctcattattcttctaatttctttcttcttttattttgtcttgattttttgtatctttaattaaagtttttttttcttatttatctttaattaaagtttatatatattttcttaaaaaagaatttaaaaagatgatcatatttagttcctttcctcatcaatgctattaatctcataattagtgttatttatattattttcttaattacttttttttctttcatttaattatttatttgaagaaattagttattataactttataagaattacacatgtatttttacataattgatttgttatttttaaaatttttggatcattcttcatcttaaagtttctatctatatgtaataataaagctaaaatagaaaatgtggggtgac
Protein-coding regions in this window:
- the LOC125860941 gene encoding malate synthase, glyoxysomal-like isoform X2; its protein translation is MVSFETFLPTNNPVQRKNSGTMGYDVPEGVDIRGRYDPEFSKILTRGALQFVASLQREFRNHIKYAMECRREAKMRYNNGSLPGFDPTTKYIREEEWVCAPVPQAVADRRVEITGPVDRKMVIDALNSRAKVFMADFEDALSPSWENLMRGHINLRDAVNRTVTFHDQARNKEYKLNDQTAKLFVRPRGWHLPEAHIFIDGEPATGCLVDFGLYFFHNYANFRKAQGQGSGPFFYLPKMEHSREARIWNNVFERAEKWVRIEKGSIRATALIETLPAVFQMNEILYELRDHSVGLNCGRWDYIFSYIKTFQGHPDRLLPDRIQVGMAQHFMRSYSDLLIHTCHKRGVHAMGGMAAHIPIRDDPAANEAALELVRKDKLREVTAGHDGTWVTHPGLVPACMEVFTNNMGNSPNQIHSMKRQDASILDEEDLLQRPRGVCTLECLRLNTRVGIQYLAAWMTGLGCVPLYNFMEEAAAAEISRVQNWQWLKYGVELDGDGLGVKVNLDLFGRVVEDEMARIEREVGKEKFKKGMYKVACKLFTGQCTAPVLDDFMTLDAYNNIVIHHPIGSSRL
- the LOC125860941 gene encoding malate synthase, glyoxysomal-like isoform X1, which produces MASFEETFTQPKTTVPKKSSGIIGYDVPEGVDIRGRYDPEFSKILTRGALQFVASLQREFRNHIKYAMECRREAKMRYNNGSLPGFDPTTKYIREEEWVCAPVPQAVADRRVEITGPVDRKMVIDALNSRAKVFMADFEDALSPSWENLMRGHINLRDAVNRTVTFHDQARNKEYKLNDQTAKLFVRPRGWHLPEAHIFIDGEPATGCLVDFGLYFFHNYANFRKAQGQGSGPFFYLPKMEHSREARIWNNVFERAEKWVRIEKGSIRATALIETLPAVFQMNEILYELRDHSVGLNCGRWDYIFSYIKTFQGHPDRLLPDRIQVGMAQHFMRSYSDLLIHTCHKRGVHAMGGMAAHIPIRDDPAANEAALELVRKDKLREVTAGHDGTWVTHPGLVPACMEVFTNNMGNSPNQIHSMKRQDASILDEEDLLQRPRGVCTLECLRLNTRVGIQYLAAWMTGLGCVPLYNFMEEAAAAEISRVQNWQWLKYGVELDGDGLGVKVNLDLFGRVVEDEMARIEREVGKEKFKKGMYKVACKLFTGQCTAPVLDDFMTLDAYNNIVIHHPIGSSRL